The genomic stretch ATagtgaaaaatatataaaacaaTAAAATTCACAATATAAGTACAAATGAAATGCTAATGTTTGCTGATAAGTCACACCCAACACTAATACAATGAATCATGTTCACAAGACCGTCACAAAATCCGATAGCGGCACAGTCTAAACTCGATTTAGAATGGATATAATCCTCTTCGAGTTCATTAGAAAGATCTTGAGATTCAGATATATTGCAACAACAAGAAATGTCCCCCTAGAAAAGCTCACTTTGAACAAGGCCCATCTACTTGGAGCTAAGATAGCATAACTGTTTCCCGCTACACACTATGCCATTTAGCAGCACTATTCCGCGCTATAGTGGCTGTAGCTAGCACAGCAGGCTGAAGTGCCTTAGCTTAGCGTTTAGCCAAATAAAACGTATAGCACTGCTATTGCGTGTTATTTAGAACCCTTTGTAGTATGAAGGAAACAAATTTGAAACTGAGACAGAGAGATCAAACAATTGTCTGAGTTTGGTTATTGCTGTTCCATATGAACTATAAAACTATCTTAACAATAGCATGGGGAGATGATTGATGTCACGTAAAACAGAATGAATCACACAATTCAATCTGCCTCTTTTTGAAGAGGTTTTTCAACTAAAAGGGCAATAAAATGAACCTCTTCTAATATCATAATGACAAATCAGTTATAATTATAGAACAGAAACCTGAACCGGATTTCCTTGGGTGTTGACACCACTAGGTGTGAATGTTGAGGAATTTTTGGGATAGCCACCTGCAAATACAAATAGCAATTAGATGCTGCTATTGAAGCTTTTCTGTGAAATACCAATGCAAGTGTCAATGAGTGAAGCATATGAGAAAATTTTATGGCACCTATCACCAATTAAATGGCAAAGAGTTATACATATGAGGAACTTTTACAGCACAGATCTCCAATGCAGATGGTTATGAATTTAGTAATTGAGGAAAAACACAAATCCTAGCACGATAGGAGTCCCTTAGATAGCATGTGAAAATGGGGCAACCCATATATGTTATACCTCAAAATAGGGAGAGGATCATTAAGACAATTTGGATACACAACAAAATCTACGTACCAGAATTATCACCAAAACTTTGTTGCCCATCCCCAAAAGAAAGTACTTCAACTAAATGGCTAGGAAGAGATTGTGGCTGCCTCTGGTCTCCAGGTACCCGTAATCCTGACAATCAAATAATATCAGCAGGCTAAGTACGGTAGTTGTAACACGAATCAAAGTAAAAAGAATATTTATTTTGGAAACCTAATTGTAATTTTTTATCAACACTGATAAACACATTATGTCTTTCACCTTCACCGTAATTTACTGCTGCTCTAAGTAGGTTTTCCTGCTCCTGTATCTTTGCAGCTTGTGCTTTGTCCAATGTAGGAACAAGATTTGTACCCTGACGGGTTCCTAGCCCATAGCTCTTACGGCAGTCAGCAATCACTTTCTCAGCAGTTTCACATGCACTCCCGATCATGTCTATTCTAACCTGAAAGGAATAATAATAAGTCCATTCTACTTACTAGATAGCCAtaattcaatcaggtactaggacTAGTTTTCGTTCTTCATACTGAATTGGTCACCTTTATCTTTTCAATCTGGGTAGGAACCGGTAGATTTGTTATTCCAGACAATAATTGTTCTCTTTTTGTAGCTTCCTCAACTTCCATCTCAGGCAACAGTTTTGACGACAGCATTACAGGTAGTACTGCAATACTCATACAGATCAAATAAGAATTATGCTGCACCACGAGTAGGAAATAACTGTACAAACTGAGTATTGACAATATGCAAAATGGGAACACCAAATTGCAAGGCATCATGACCAGTTCAAGCAACCAGCAATTTCCATTAAATTCTTAGATTGACTTTTCATGCGAAATACAACTTGtgagaaaaaacaaagaaatggCATAGCAAAATGTAACAATATTAGATCAAGTGGCCATACTTCTAGACCTCGTTCATCCTTACttcaataaaaagaaaattttataatttcttttccttcaaatatATCAAAACATAGATGAATATTAATCTCATCAGGTGTTGGGCAATGCTGAGCCATGAACAGCCAAAAGACTACTTGGTATTTGTTCAAATAAGACAGCATTTGCTTGATGGATTGATTCCTTTGAACTCAACAGTTGGTTTCGTATTAGATAATTTCTTCCCAAAATTATGTACTTCCATTTATACTGCTCCCAAAAGGTTTCTGTTCAGGTCTTAATTGAACCAACTAAAATCCTATAGACAGAGCTAATGAACACTAGACTCTTAAGGTGTCTCTTGAAACTGCCAGCCCCGAACTGAAGAAGCCCCATTTAATAACTTCATCTGTAAACCCAGAGATTCAACTAGAACATAGCCCAACGGATGGAAAACTCTCCTATATTAGAGAAAACTGCATACTAATTATGATTTCTAACAAAAATCATCCCATTATGAGCTAACTAAAGTTGACACAGAGATTAGCACAGATATGCATATCCATAAAGGGGGAAATTAACGGATATCTCAGAACAGCATACTTGGAGCATTCTCGGCATTGACATTCCGGGGATACACGACAAACACCTTGGACACATTCTTAATGTCCTCCACGATGTTGAAGAGCTCCATGCTCACCATCGAGAACTGACCGAGCACGTCCTGCCTGCAATTCACCATACCCGAGGAAGCCACACCATACCATTCAGCAATCGCGAAGTTACACCACGCCAGCGGAGATATCCTAACTAAACCCTAGAATCCCTGCGGCCATCAATCTGAAGCCGAGGCGAAGGGGGCAGAGCCGCTGAGTTACCACTTGGGGGACGCGGCGGGATTTGTGCGGGCGATGACGTCGAAGTCCTCGAGGATGCGGGAGATGGCCTTGTAGAGCcccaccgcgcgcgcgcgcatccCCTCCAGGTTCAGCTGCTGCTGGACCCCCGCGCTGAGCCGCTCCACCCGGGGAGCTGCCTGCTGCTCCCCTGCGGCCGCGCCCGGGGGCGGAGCGCCAGGGCCGGATGCTgcccctagcgccgccgccgccgcgtccatcGCCGGAGCACTTGCTTGGGAGGAGCGGTGGTGTGCGGCGGAGTGGAAGGGGGAGGCGCGTCCTCGAATCGGAAGGTGTCGGGATCTTCGGGGATCGATGCCTGTGAAAGGGCGGCACCGCCAGTTTCCGTGTCTGGATTAGACTGACATGCGGGACCAGCCAAGTCAGGACCCTGCACTCCGTGGGGCTGCCCCTAAAATTGGAGTAGTTTAGAATCAAAATTCTTCAAACTGctgattttaaaatttgaggTGAACTGAAATCCTAACAATCCTCCTattcaaaaaataaatcataaaaAAATACTCCTAATAGGtaaatactactccctccatcccaaattataagtcactttgacttttttgatacattcactttgctatgtatatagatataacaatatgtctagatgcatagcaaagtggatgtaccaaaaaagtcaaagcgacttataatttgggatggagggagtaacaaaATGTATTGCTACGTGGCTCTCTGTTTTTCTTGCGAGTGCTTATATACCTACCTCGCTTATTTAAGTGCGATAAAATAATTGTATATGACCTAGTCTCATTTTCAAAATGTAGTTATCCGTTTAATCTCGACTGGAGAAGTTATTGAGAAAAGCATGTGGAGGCAGGAAACGTTGGATGATTTTTCAAGCTCTTCTGATAGCACATGGATCAGATTCGCATTTGCCATTCAAGGAAAGAAATTCAACATCGAGACGTCATTGCACCATTTACACTCAGCATTGGTCAGTACGATCGAAAGGTTCAGTAGATATAAATTCAGATTGCAACGTCACAGCAGTGtgctcacaagtcacaataTGTAGTGCAAGCTAGCACCTAGCAGTAGCACTGCGACTTACTCTTGAGCCCGAAGTTATTGCAGCTCGTATCGGCAGTACCGCACGATCCGATGCGCATGCGCGGCTGCGCCCCATCACCGCACACCACGGCCGGCGTCACCGCGTCTCAAGCTCCGCCAAGTACACTTGCCGCCGCAAAGTTCGACGGCGTCCGAGTTCAAGTTCGAATTCGAACTGCGGCCGCACGAATCGCAACTAACTTCAACGGCTCCCActccaccggccgccgctgaACCGCCGCACCTACAAGAAAGCAGCTAAAGGCTCGTGGCAGAGCGCCTGCAAGTGCACCAAGAATCCGTTTGCCACCGGCCCATCGACGGCGATCCACCTCCCACCATGTCCCGCAAGAAGCCAAcggcccccgcgccggccgtggcctcCACCGGCTGCTCCGCCCTCATGTCCTGCctctcccgccaccgccgcggcccgccgcaGCCGGTGCCGAGGGGAAGCGACTCGCTGCCGCGCAGCAGcgacgcggacggcggcggcagagccGCCGATGCCGCGGAGAGGTACTGGAAGAGGCTGCAGctcctggaggaggagatcaGGAGGCTGAGCGTGTGGCTGGGCCAGGAGGAGATGCTCGCGCCGGCCACCGAGTGCGTCGTCAGGGGCAGCGCCAAGGCCACGGAGGAGGGCGCCAGCGCGGTCACCGAGTGCGTCAGGAACGGCGCCAGGGCCAGGGAGGAGAGCAACAgggcggccacggccacggttACCGCCACCAACAGGTGCGTTGGCGCTGGCCAAGCGACCGTCGGCGTCGAGGAGATTGTGAGGCTGGAGGACGGCAGCTACTTGCGCGAGGTCAGGCGGGTCTGCCGGCCGTGGGAGCGGCTGGCCGTGCAGGTCTCGCGGCCCGTCGTTCCCGTGGACGCGGCGAGCGCGTCAGAGGTGAGTGAGCTCGATGCACCTGTGTGAATTGCGTGTGATCCATTGTTTCCCAGTTTTGGTCTGACGActgcgtcgtcgtcgccagGTTCTTGACAAGATGGCTGCGATGAGGGCTGAGGACCTGTGCAAGTTCCTGAGCCAGATGATGCCGCTGAAGGACATCACAGGCCAGCACAACCCCGGCGAGCCCGTGCGCCGGACGGCGAGGCTGAGATCGGGGGACGACCTTTTGGAAGCTCTCGTCGTCAGGGCAATGGACAAGCTGGAATCTCTGGTCCTGGAAGGCCTGAAGATCCAGATGGCCTCACCGGCTACTGAACCCACCGCTGACCGGAGGCGGGACGAGGCGGCGGTCGGCAAGGATTGCATGGTCCATGTGGTCCTGATGCAAGCGAGGGATCCAAATGAGAGGTATGGCGCCATCGGCGACACCATGATTGGTCTGATCGAGGCGTCTCTGCAGAGGAAGGATGGCGCGGTGAAGCTGGAGATGCAGGCGTTGCACGTTGCCGGGATCAGCTGCTTCCTAAGCAAGAAGCCCAGCGATGGCAGATACATGATGTGGAGTGCTTCTCTGAGACAGCGCAAGGGGTcacacgacggcgacggcggagctcaTGACAATGGCTGCCGGTGCACTTGTGTTCGGAATCCCAATCGGGTGTTCGAACCATAGAGATTAGGGTGTTGCTTACCGAGCAATTTGCCTTTCTCAATAAAAGTGCATGTCAGTAACTCTAGtattattcttttttcatatggTTGTATTTTTATTTACAGAATTTTACGAGGAAGTATTAATGTTATCCTAAACGTTAACGTCGGTCACCTTTTGTTTAGCGTTGCCATTTAAACGGTGTTTAAACAGGATTAAACAACCTAAACGGTTTTGTACAATAACACTAAAATAtacatatttatgtatataaAAGTCAAATATGCTAGAAAGTCTACGTATTTACAAATGTAAAATGTAAGTATTCTACTAAATAATCTTTTTTGAAGAAATCTATATCCCACAACACTTCATATACTTACGATGCTAATTAGTTTAGTGTTGATTGTGGTAGTTGTAATTCTCCTATTGACTAAATTATGAATTAAATGGTCATTTAGCTCATCTAACCACATTTAACTCGATTCTGTTTAGACGATTTTTAATGGTTTAAACGGGTTTGAAACGATCTAACCGTTTAATTCACTGTTTAGGtagagcaactccaataatTTCTCAAAAAATTCTCCCCCAAAACGATgtattgggggctatgctaaatttttttccccgaaaaacatatcaatctacAGCAGAACGCTAAAAACTATTCCCCAATAAATCAAAACATCCTCGTCTATCTTGCGGGACCCGCGTGTCAGCCTCCCTTTccgatcttcttcttcctctattctttcatgttttccCCGTCCGTGGATCCAATGCTGCCAAAGGACCTCCCGTTGGCCACCTGATACTCGTCACCTGATACTCGTCAGCCAAATTCCTCGGGCATATTGAGTTTCGTTTCAATCGCTCATACTGGAAGCTTCCTTGATCCGTTGTGAATCGATTTTACTACCCATCCTTATGTTTCCACCTGCCTGGCAAGGCTTGGAGCCGCGAACATGTCCTCCGGTATATCCCCAATGAGCCCGTTCATGGAGAAGTCCAGTGAGTGGAGCCACTTGAGGCCTCCAAACCCCACCAGAATACTCCTAGAGAGCTGGTTCACGAAGAGTTCGATCTGGTCCAGAGAACTCAAATTCCCAATACTTCTTGGAATCTCACTGAGGATGTTGTTCCTTGAGAGGTCCAAATTGACAAGATTCTTTAACTTTTTGATGGAAGCAGGGATGGTACCATTGAGGGAGCAGTTGGCAACGAACAGCATGTGGAGGTCAGCGAGGTCGCCAATCTTCTTCGGCAATGGCGATGGCGAGAACAGGTTGTAGGCGAGGCTGAACTCCTGGAGGCCGGTGAGGTTAGCCAAGAACGCTGGGAACTCGCCGGAGAGAAGGTTCTGGACCGGGTTCAACACGAGGAGTGACCGAAATCCGACACCCCACTCCGGCAGAATCTCACTGGAGAAGTTGTTCCAGGCGAGGTTGAGGTGGGCGAGCACCGGGAACGCGGTGAGGCAGGCTGGTAGCGGGCCCACGAACTCGTTCGCGGAGAGGTCGAGGTGCTCCAGGGAGCGCAAGGAGCAGAGCGTGCCCGGGAAGCCGTCGCCGAGGGAGAGTTTGGAGAGGTCGAGCCCGGCGACGGCCGCGACGGAGTTGTTGGCGCAGGAAATGCGCGGCCAGCGGCACGGCAAGCCGCGGAAGCCACGGTGGAGCGCTAGCCGCGGAAGACAGAGGGAGAGGCACGCACGAGCGGATTGGGGGAAGACTTGCGTCGCGAAAATATGCGGGAGGAAGCGTGTTTTTTTCGGGTCACCaatcttttgggaagttttaggtggactgttggagtttttttttcctaaaaaaggatattggggtaagattagcagcctcttagAGTTGCTCACGGGAGGCCTCTGTTTAGTgtttaaatattgtttaaaCGGACTAAACGGCCGTTTAGGCGAACAGACAAGTAATTTCCTTGGTAGCGATGACGTGTCGTGCGCGTAAGCAGGCTTGCGACGAGAAAGGAGTTCAAGACTAGTTCCACCCAGATCCGAATTCCCTTCGGTAGCTAAGCCGGAACCGCCTTGTAACCATGTAGGAGTACGCGAACAGGAGATCGATCCGCTAAACGAGTCCGATCGGTGGAGAGAAATCCTAAATCCCCGCGCCTATAATACTCGGCGTAACTCTCGTCAAGATTTGTTTCCATCGATCCTCCCAGCCGGACGAACTCCCGGCACGCAGCGCCGCCATGGCACGGAAGAGCAAGGAGGACGACTACTGTTGCGACGCCGATGACGACGACTACGAGGACTACAACAGCACAGACGAGGACAACGTCTGCCAAACCGACAGCGAGTACGGCGGCGTCGAAGATGACGGCGACGAAAAGCCCGAGGAGTGCGAAAAGGACTACGATTTCGTGACCGAGGACGACGTGCGCAGGTGCCAGGACGAGGTCACGGCGGAGATCTCCGACCGGCTGTCGGTCCCGCGGggcttcgccgccgccttcctgcGGCACTGCCGGTGGGATGCCGAGCGGCTGGAGAACGAGTGGTTCGCCGACGAGCGGCGCGTCCGAGGCGCCGTcggcctggcggcggcgggggggctcgacggcgacgtcccTACGGCGCTCAACTCCCTCCCGCTCACCTGCGCCATATGCTTCGACATCTACGCCCCCGGCGAGATGAGGTCGGCGGGGTGCTCGCACTACTACTGCCACGAGTGCTGGCGCGGCTACATCCGTGCGGCGGTGGGCAATGGCGCGCGGTGCCTGCTCCTGCGGTGCCCGGGCCCGGGCTGCACGGTGCCCGTCGTGCGGGAGCTcgtcgacgcggcggccgccggcgaggaccgGGCGCGGTACGCCATGTTCGTGGTCCGGTCGTTCGTGGAG from Setaria italica strain Yugu1 chromosome II, Setaria_italica_v2.0, whole genome shotgun sequence encodes the following:
- the LOC101771559 gene encoding mediator of RNA polymerase II transcription subunit 8, with protein sequence MDAAAAALGAASGPGAPPPGAAAGEQQAAPRVERLSAGVQQQLNLEGMRARAVGLYKAISRILEDFDVIARTNPAASPKWQDVLGQFSMVSMELFNIVEDIKNVSKVFVVYPRNVNAENAPILPVMLSSKLLPEMEVEEATKREQLLSGITNLPVPTQIEKIKVRIDMIGSACETAEKVIADCRKSYGLGTRQGTNLVPTLDKAQAAKIQEQENLLRAAVNYGEGLRVPGDQRQPQSLPSHLVEVLSFGDGQQSFGDNSGGYPKNSSTFTPSGVNTQGNPVQASGGQLLGRPAPSPGGTGTPNFENVSTPPMPYANSPRSGTNMMNTPSPQQHLTPQQQRQKLIQASQQQQLHAQQQLRPSAAGMLAQSTLPQLQDLQGQAQQKLQVPGQQQMQYNQALSQQFHNRQMQPGRMQPGMAQSQLNQGTQLRSHLGQFAGPANSAMFTAAQASSNSQMMANMPGTMQSQSLMPQMQYGMAGGHPQRSHPSQMLTDQMFGMGATNSNMMGMQQQQQQQQQQGVYGNMQAGAQNMQQGMVGLQNQGQNPNFPQQRQQNQQ
- the LOC101771958 gene encoding uncharacterized protein LOC101771958, yielding MSRKKPTAPAPAVASTGCSALMSCLSRHRRGPPQPVPRGSDSLPRSSDADGGGRAADAAERYWKRLQLLEEEIRRLSVWLGQEEMLAPATECVVRGSAKATEEGASAVTECVRNGARAREESNRAATATVTATNRCVGAGQATVGVEEIVRLEDGSYLREVRRVCRPWERLAVQVSRPVVPVDAASASEVLDKMAAMRAEDLCKFLSQMMPLKDITGQHNPGEPVRRTARLRSGDDLLEALVVRAMDKLESLVLEGLKIQMASPATEPTADRRRDEAAVGKDCMVHVVLMQARDPNERYGAIGDTMIGLIEASLQRKDGAVKLEMQALHVAGISCFLSKKPSDGRYMMWSASLRQRKGSHDGDGGAHDNGCRCTCVRNPNRVFEP